The proteins below are encoded in one region of Pseudoduganella armeniaca:
- a CDS encoding NAD(P)-dependent oxidoreductase → MKPEILVMAPSPSPAVMAQFDVHFTCHHVWRLPADEHAAFIATVGAGVRALATTGTIGMDAALAARLPRLELVAVNGIGVDAVDFELTRARGIRVTNTPGVLTDDVADLAVALLLAAARRIPALDHYVRGGQWQARVPLQPARTLRGKTAGIYGFGRIGKAVAQRLAGFGMALRYFQPNVVAATDVPRSASLLALAQESDYLVVCAPGGAATRGMIGPAVLAALGPQGTLINVARGSIVDEAALVAALAAGTLGAAGLDVFANEPEVPVALAALPNVVLTPHVGSLTVETRHAMGQLVIDNLLAHFAGAPLLTPVQ, encoded by the coding sequence ATGAAGCCCGAAATCCTTGTCATGGCCCCCAGCCCGTCGCCTGCCGTCATGGCGCAGTTCGACGTCCATTTCACCTGCCACCACGTGTGGCGGCTGCCGGCCGATGAACACGCGGCGTTCATCGCCACCGTCGGTGCCGGCGTGCGCGCCCTGGCGACGACCGGCACCATCGGCATGGACGCGGCACTGGCGGCGCGCCTGCCACGGCTGGAGCTTGTCGCCGTCAACGGCATCGGCGTCGATGCCGTCGATTTCGAGCTGACGCGCGCGCGCGGCATCCGCGTCACCAATACACCTGGCGTGTTGACGGACGACGTGGCCGACCTGGCGGTGGCGCTGCTGCTGGCGGCGGCGCGGCGCATTCCCGCGCTGGACCACTATGTGCGCGGCGGCCAGTGGCAGGCACGCGTGCCGCTGCAGCCGGCCCGCACCCTGCGCGGCAAGACGGCCGGCATCTACGGCTTCGGCCGCATCGGCAAGGCCGTGGCGCAGCGCCTGGCCGGTTTCGGCATGGCGCTGCGCTACTTCCAGCCAAACGTGGTTGCCGCGACCGACGTGCCGCGCAGCGCATCGCTGCTGGCGCTGGCGCAGGAAAGCGACTACCTGGTCGTGTGCGCGCCAGGCGGCGCCGCCACCCGTGGCATGATCGGCCCGGCCGTGCTGGCGGCGTTGGGGCCGCAGGGAACCTTGATCAACGTGGCGCGCGGCTCCATCGTGGACGAGGCGGCGCTGGTCGCGGCACTGGCGGCCGGCACGCTGGGCGCCGCGGGGCTGGACGTGTTCGCCAACGAACCGGAGGTGCCGGTGGCATTGGCGGCGCTGCCGAACGTGGTGCTGACGCCGCACGTGGGCAGCCTGACGGTGGAGACGCGCCACGCCATGGGCCAGCTCGTGATCGACAATCTGCTGGCGCACTTCGCCGGCGCGCCCCTGCTCACGCCCGTGCAGTGA
- a CDS encoding methyl-accepting chemotaxis protein: MKLANLKIGVRLSLLGAFFLVTLLLVGITGWSALRSMNERNAAGFVEADQLLRAVDNARIAQVDFKIQVQEWKNLLLRSYDEEHAAKYRDAFTKAGASTQDKLQKLKGQMSQLQLDTAMVEEAARLQGDLQQRYLAAFKQYVVGDLTSAKVVDAAVKGMDRAPTEQIDKIVTYIEKAADERMAKVAGQNASEYQRSVVMLLALLVAAVVIGGVIVVMLVRGITVPLARALDIARDVADGDLRAEVRSSRQDEIGDLLRALGTMSGNLAHIVSRVRGGTQAIAAASAEIAHGNADLSARTEDMAGSLEETAASMTELTSTVRANSDNASEAARLAGQASSVSGRGSETVAEVVASMGAIGESSGKIAEIIGVIDGIAFQTNILALNAAVEAARAGEQGRGFAVVASEVRNLAQRSSSAAKEIRELITASVAEVGSGRALVDRAGATMREVLTSVEQVTAVVTEISMASTEQQEGIEQIGTAIAHIDSVTQQNAALVEQAAAAAESLKQQARELDEAVAIFKLAA, translated from the coding sequence ATGAAGCTCGCTAATCTGAAAATAGGCGTTCGCCTGTCGCTGCTGGGAGCATTCTTCCTGGTGACCCTGCTGTTGGTCGGTATTACCGGCTGGTCGGCGCTGCGCAGCATGAACGAGCGCAACGCCGCCGGTTTCGTGGAGGCCGACCAGCTGCTGCGCGCCGTCGACAATGCCCGCATCGCCCAGGTGGATTTCAAGATCCAGGTGCAGGAATGGAAGAACCTGCTGCTGCGCAGCTACGACGAGGAACACGCCGCCAAATATCGCGACGCCTTTACCAAGGCCGGCGCCTCCACGCAGGACAAGCTGCAGAAGCTGAAGGGCCAGATGAGCCAGCTGCAGCTCGACACCGCCATGGTGGAGGAGGCGGCGCGCCTGCAGGGTGACCTGCAGCAGCGCTACCTCGCCGCCTTCAAGCAATACGTGGTGGGCGACCTGACCAGTGCGAAGGTCGTCGACGCGGCCGTCAAGGGCATGGACCGCGCGCCGACGGAGCAAATCGACAAGATCGTCACCTACATCGAAAAAGCGGCCGACGAGCGCATGGCCAAGGTGGCCGGGCAGAACGCCAGCGAATACCAGCGTTCCGTCGTGATGCTGCTGGCCCTGCTGGTGGCGGCCGTCGTCATCGGCGGCGTCATCGTCGTCATGCTGGTGCGCGGCATCACGGTGCCGCTGGCTCGTGCGCTGGACATCGCCCGCGACGTGGCCGATGGCGACCTGCGTGCCGAAGTGCGCTCGAGCCGCCAGGACGAGATCGGCGATCTGCTGCGCGCCCTGGGCACGATGAGCGGCAACCTGGCCCATATCGTCAGCCGCGTACGGGGCGGTACCCAGGCGATCGCGGCGGCATCCGCCGAGATCGCGCACGGCAACGCCGACCTGTCGGCCCGCACCGAAGACATGGCCGGCTCGCTGGAAGAGACGGCGGCGTCGATGACGGAGCTGACCAGCACCGTGCGCGCCAACAGCGACAACGCCAGCGAGGCCGCGCGCCTGGCCGGCCAGGCCTCCAGCGTCTCCGGCCGCGGCAGCGAGACGGTGGCCGAGGTGGTGGCGTCGATGGGCGCGATCGGCGAGAGCTCGGGCAAGATCGCCGAGATCATCGGCGTCATCGACGGTATCGCCTTCCAGACCAATATCCTGGCGTTGAACGCCGCCGTGGAAGCGGCCCGCGCCGGTGAGCAAGGGCGTGGCTTCGCCGTCGTCGCCAGCGAGGTGCGCAACCTGGCGCAGCGCTCGTCGTCGGCCGCCAAGGAAATCCGCGAGCTGATCACGGCTTCCGTCGCCGAAGTGGGCTCGGGCCGCGCGCTGGTGGACCGCGCCGGCGCGACCATGCGCGAGGTGTTGACGAGCGTCGAGCAGGTCACGGCTGTCGTCACCGAGATCTCGATGGCCAGCACGGAGCAGCAGGAAGGCATCGAGCAGATCGGCACGGCGATCGCGCATATCGACAGCGTGACGCAGCAGAACGCGGCGCTGGTGGAGCAGGCCGCCGCGGCGGCGGAATCGCTGAAGCAGCAGGCCCGTGAGCTGGACGAGGCGGTGGCGATCTTCAAGCTGGCTGCCTGA
- a CDS encoding alpha/beta fold hydrolase: MIGPVTTALLATPALTAAALAVLTQRVARKVEAALPPRGRFVDVPGTRLHVRELGSGPALLLVHGLGGQMAHFTYGLARRLADRYRVVVVDRPGSGYSHRHADGAGLRTQAGALAALIDTLGLARPVVVGHSLGGAVALTLALEHPDRVAGLALLAPLTQAQDEVPPAFRALTIKSAALRTAVAWTLATPGGMARGASVLRQVFAPEPVPPDFAVNGGGLLSLRPSQFLAAAADLQALPHELPALSARYADLRVPVAVLFGREDRILDWQRHGAGLAAAVPGALLETVAGGHMLPVTQPDVSAAFIDAAAQRALAVPAQVATP, translated from the coding sequence ATGATCGGACCTGTGACGACGGCGCTGCTGGCCACGCCGGCCCTGACGGCGGCCGCGCTGGCCGTGCTGACGCAACGCGTGGCGCGCAAGGTGGAAGCGGCGCTGCCGCCGCGCGGCCGCTTCGTCGACGTGCCGGGCACGCGGCTGCACGTGCGCGAGCTGGGCAGCGGTCCGGCGCTGCTGCTGGTGCATGGCCTGGGCGGCCAGATGGCGCACTTCACCTACGGCCTGGCGCGCCGGCTGGCCGACCGCTACCGGGTGGTGGTGGTCGATCGCCCCGGCTCGGGCTACTCGCACCGCCATGCAGACGGGGCGGGCCTGCGCACGCAGGCGGGCGCGCTGGCGGCGCTGATCGACACGCTGGGCCTCGCGCGTCCGGTGGTGGTGGGGCATTCGCTCGGCGGCGCCGTCGCGTTGACGCTGGCGCTGGAGCATCCGGACCGGGTCGCCGGGCTGGCGCTGCTGGCACCGCTGACGCAGGCACAGGACGAAGTGCCGCCGGCGTTTCGCGCGCTGACGATCAAGAGCGCGGCGCTGCGCACGGCCGTGGCGTGGACGCTGGCCACGCCGGGCGGCATGGCGCGCGGCGCATCCGTGTTGCGGCAAGTGTTCGCGCCCGAGCCGGTGCCGCCGGACTTCGCCGTCAACGGCGGCGGGTTGCTCAGCCTGCGCCCAAGCCAGTTCCTCGCGGCGGCGGCCGACTTGCAGGCGCTGCCGCACGAGCTGCCGGCGCTGAGCGCGCGCTATGCGGACCTGCGCGTGCCGGTGGCCGTGCTGTTCGGGCGCGAGGATCGCATCCTGGACTGGCAGCGGCACGGCGCCGGGCTGGCCGCCGCGGTGCCGGGCGCGCTACTGGAAACCGTGGCGGGCGGGCATATGCTGCCGGTCACGCAGCCCGACGTGTCGGCGGCCTTCATCGACGCCGCCGCGCAACGCGCGCTGGCAGTACCGGCGCAGGTCGCCACGCCCTGA
- a CDS encoding 4'-phosphopantetheinyl transferase family protein, with amino-acid sequence MSAEPTLPAAPAGHAVLSWPVADAGNGRPVTLAVHLLGFSPAGFDLGAFGGAAIALPPDVARSVRKRQAEYFHGRLAARLALAAAGLPLADVGKGPNREPLWPAGAIGSITHNSRRAGAVALPAQAWHGVGIDLESPAPPELQDSIAALAVDAAELALLAAHEHVLARDALLPLVFSAKESFYKAAYGAVGRFFDFSAVRVRALGPQWLDFTVAEPLCAQWPVGASVRAHWRVLEDGDLLTAVVW; translated from the coding sequence ATGAGCGCCGAACCCACCCTCCCCGCCGCGCCGGCCGGCCATGCCGTGCTGTCCTGGCCCGTGGCCGACGCTGGCAACGGCAGGCCCGTCACGCTGGCCGTGCACCTGCTCGGCTTCAGCCCCGCCGGATTCGACCTGGGCGCCTTCGGCGGCGCCGCCATCGCGCTGCCGCCGGACGTTGCGCGCAGCGTGCGCAAGCGCCAGGCCGAGTACTTCCACGGCCGGCTGGCCGCGCGCCTGGCGCTGGCCGCGGCCGGCCTGCCGCTGGCGGACGTGGGCAAGGGCCCCAACCGCGAGCCGCTTTGGCCTGCCGGCGCGATCGGCAGCATCACGCACAACAGCCGCCGCGCCGGCGCCGTCGCCCTGCCCGCGCAGGCCTGGCATGGCGTCGGCATCGACCTGGAATCGCCGGCTCCGCCCGAGCTGCAGGACAGCATCGCAGCCCTGGCCGTCGATGCCGCCGAACTGGCGCTGCTGGCGGCGCACGAACACGTGCTGGCGCGCGACGCCTTGCTGCCGCTGGTGTTCTCGGCCAAGGAAAGCTTCTACAAGGCGGCCTACGGCGCAGTGGGCCGCTTCTTCGACTTCTCCGCCGTGCGCGTGCGCGCGCTCGGGCCGCAATGGCTGGACTTCACCGTGGCCGAACCGCTGTGTGCCCAGTGGCCGGTGGGCGCCAGCGTGCGCGCGCACTGGCGCGTGCTGGAGGACGGCGACCTGCTGACGGCAGTTGTCTGGTAG
- a CDS encoding putative bifunctional diguanylate cyclase/phosphodiesterase — translation MGQLAAAISALVFAGAILLGYEWVALRGALDDETRMQAAIVADNVAASLMFGDPQAAGEMLASLRQTQSLRTAALYGRDGRLFARYVAPGHAARPGLDAAMPEVGMLAVTQAVSYRGQALGRLELVTSTDRIVTGLLRYAGLLALASLGGLLVVAVVMARTRARVAAAERELHYLANTDAVTGLPNRRATYQWLEDAIAGHRAKAGQVAVLLIDLDNFKLVNDTAGHAAGDVLLRQVAAALGGVVRPPDLVGRIGGDEFAVIAEVADAAGAHAIGERLLAALRTPFALETGEVFATASVGLCLYPQDAPGMTEVLSSADAALYRAKSGGRNRLVAFVPEMTLAAQRRAQLEADLRRAIEQEALLPYYQPQFDCRTGAMVGVEALLRWPHPERGFVSPGEFIPVAEDTGLIVELGRWVLRRACADVAAWDRQGAPPLTVAVNVSARQLKEPDFLGDVLAALHTSGLAPGRLELELTESLLMDDVEGALTFMHAVRVAGVRLSIDDFGTGYSSLAYLQSFPINQLKVDRKFVQSLPVAGHTIATAVIALARGFGLAVIAEGVERPEQLEWLRAAGCDHAQGFLLGMPMPAAQLLALATRPATPVEA, via the coding sequence GTGGGCCAGCTGGCGGCCGCCATCTCCGCGCTGGTATTCGCCGGCGCCATCCTGCTGGGCTACGAATGGGTCGCGCTGCGCGGCGCGCTGGACGACGAAACGCGCATGCAGGCCGCCATCGTGGCCGACAACGTGGCCGCCTCGCTGATGTTTGGCGACCCGCAGGCGGCCGGCGAGATGCTGGCATCGCTGCGCCAGACGCAGTCCCTGCGCACGGCTGCACTGTACGGCCGCGACGGCCGGCTGTTCGCCCGCTACGTGGCGCCAGGCCATGCCGCGCGGCCAGGCCTGGACGCGGCCATGCCGGAGGTCGGCATGCTGGCCGTAACGCAGGCGGTCAGCTATCGCGGCCAGGCGCTGGGCCGGCTGGAACTGGTCACCAGCACCGACCGCATCGTCACCGGCCTGCTGCGCTACGCCGGCCTGCTGGCGCTGGCCTCGCTCGGCGGCTTGCTGGTGGTCGCGGTCGTGATGGCGCGCACCCGCGCCCGCGTGGCGGCGGCGGAGCGCGAGCTGCACTACCTGGCCAATACGGATGCCGTGACCGGCCTGCCGAACCGCCGCGCCACCTACCAGTGGCTGGAGGACGCCATCGCCGGTCACCGCGCGAAGGCGGGGCAGGTCGCCGTGCTGCTGATCGACCTGGACAACTTCAAGCTCGTCAACGACACGGCCGGCCACGCCGCCGGCGACGTGCTGTTGCGCCAGGTGGCGGCGGCGCTGGGCGGCGTGGTGCGCCCGCCCGACCTGGTCGGACGCATCGGCGGCGACGAATTCGCCGTCATCGCCGAAGTGGCCGACGCGGCCGGGGCGCACGCGATCGGCGAGCGCCTGCTGGCGGCCCTGCGCACGCCGTTCGCGCTGGAGACCGGCGAGGTGTTCGCCACCGCCAGCGTGGGACTGTGCCTGTATCCGCAGGACGCGCCGGGCATGACGGAAGTGCTGAGCAGCGCCGACGCGGCGTTGTACCGGGCCAAGAGCGGCGGCCGCAACCGGCTGGTGGCGTTCGTGCCCGAGATGACCTTGGCGGCGCAGCGGCGCGCCCAGCTGGAGGCGGACCTGCGCCGTGCCATCGAGCAGGAGGCGCTGCTGCCATACTATCAGCCGCAGTTCGACTGCCGCACGGGGGCGATGGTGGGCGTGGAGGCGCTGCTGCGCTGGCCGCACCCGGAGCGCGGCTTCGTCTCGCCTGGGGAATTCATCCCGGTGGCGGAAGACACGGGCCTGATCGTGGAACTGGGCCGCTGGGTACTGCGGCGCGCCTGTGCCGACGTGGCGGCGTGGGACCGCCAGGGCGCGCCGCCGCTGACGGTGGCGGTCAACGTCTCGGCGCGCCAGCTGAAGGAGCCCGACTTCCTGGGCGACGTGCTGGCGGCGCTGCACACCAGCGGCCTGGCGCCGGGGCGGCTCGAGCTGGAGCTGACGGAAAGCCTGCTGATGGACGACGTGGAGGGCGCCCTGACGTTCATGCACGCGGTGCGTGTGGCCGGCGTGCGCCTGTCGATCGACGATTTCGGCACCGGCTATTCGTCGCTGGCCTACCTGCAGTCCTTCCCGATCAACCAGCTGAAGGTGGACCGCAAGTTCGTGCAGTCGCTGCCGGTGGCGGGCCACACGATCGCCACGGCCGTGATCGCGCTGGCACGGGGCTTTGGCCTGGCCGTCATCGCCGAAGGGGTGGAGCGGCCGGAGCAGCTGGAATGGCTGCGCGCGGCCGGCTGCGACCATGCGCAGGGCTTCCTGCTGGGCATGCCGATGCCGGCCGCGCAGCTGCTGGCGCTGGCAACCAGGCCGGCCACGCCAGTCGAGGCCTGA
- a CDS encoding YfiR family protein has product MTVTAPPMRIVGRVLARAMLPAALLYAAPSGAQDDDSRLKAAFIFNIAQFTTWPPAGAARPLAICASPAHSLWTGLRELDGKALAGRALAVVDSAGGRPCDIVVYSAAAAPAVAPAAIAGTLTIVDGARSGRYQGAVTLVEEDPHLRFDIDTREAARAGLKFSSRLLQLARNVL; this is encoded by the coding sequence ATGACCGTGACCGCTCCGCCAATGCGCATCGTCGGGCGCGTGCTTGCGCGCGCCATGCTGCCGGCCGCCCTGCTGTACGCCGCCCCCAGCGGCGCACAGGACGACGACAGCCGCCTGAAAGCCGCGTTCATCTTCAACATCGCCCAGTTTACGACGTGGCCGCCGGCCGGCGCCGCGCGTCCGCTGGCCATCTGCGCCAGCCCGGCGCACAGCCTGTGGACCGGCCTGCGCGAGCTGGATGGCAAGGCGCTGGCCGGGCGAGCGCTCGCCGTCGTCGACAGCGCCGGCGGCCGGCCGTGCGATATCGTCGTCTACAGCGCCGCCGCCGCGCCGGCCGTGGCGCCCGCCGCCATCGCCGGCACGCTGACGATCGTCGATGGCGCCCGTAGCGGCCGTTACCAGGGCGCCGTCACGCTGGTCGAGGAGGACCCGCACCTGCGCTTCGACATCGACACGCGCGAGGCCGCCCGGGCCGGCCTGAAATTCAGCTCGCGCCTGCTGCAACTGGCCAGGAACGTGCTCTGA
- a CDS encoding helix-turn-helix domain-containing protein, which produces MKSLPRELPRFALYGANAPIDNAEFVHIEPIAAHSRPHDWHIGAHRHRGLYQLVFLMTGRVSAQVENMLWQCDGPSVIAVPAGVTHAFSFPDHAAGWVLTLDHHIVTSVDLFAPLFERAQALRLHEAPELRARLAALLGELEAEARGPRYGQPLLVEWLARSILLLVVRLDTERRLADESGRPDFELFSAFRALVERHYRAQWLVARYADELNVTAARLNRVCLRLAGKSAFDMTQDRLLLEACRKLTYMPATIASVGEELGFRDPAYFSRAFKKLMGITPRQFRERALHGTAP; this is translated from the coding sequence ATGAAAAGCCTGCCCCGCGAACTGCCCCGCTTTGCCCTGTACGGTGCCAACGCGCCGATCGACAATGCCGAATTCGTCCACATCGAGCCGATCGCGGCGCACAGCCGCCCGCACGATTGGCATATCGGCGCGCACCGCCACCGTGGCCTGTACCAGCTGGTGTTCTTGATGACCGGCCGGGTCAGCGCCCAGGTCGAGAACATGCTGTGGCAGTGCGACGGCCCCAGCGTCATCGCCGTGCCGGCCGGGGTCACCCATGCGTTCAGCTTTCCCGACCACGCGGCCGGCTGGGTACTCACGCTGGATCACCATATCGTGACGTCGGTGGACCTGTTCGCGCCGCTGTTCGAGCGTGCCCAGGCGCTGCGCCTGCACGAGGCACCCGAGCTGCGCGCAAGGCTGGCCGCCCTGCTGGGCGAGCTGGAGGCGGAGGCGCGCGGGCCACGCTACGGCCAGCCGCTGCTGGTGGAATGGCTGGCGCGCAGCATCCTGCTGCTGGTCGTGCGGCTGGACACGGAGCGCCGCCTGGCCGACGAATCGGGGCGGCCCGACTTCGAACTGTTCAGCGCCTTCCGCGCCCTGGTGGAGCGGCACTACCGCGCCCAGTGGCTGGTGGCACGCTATGCGGACGAATTGAACGTGACGGCGGCGCGGCTGAACCGCGTCTGCCTGCGCCTGGCCGGCAAGTCCGCATTCGACATGACCCAGGACCGCCTGCTGCTGGAAGCCTGCCGCAAGCTGACCTATATGCCGGCCACGATCGCCAGCGTGGGCGAGGAACTGGGCTTTCGCGACCCGGCATACTTCAGCCGCGCCTTCAAGAAGCTGATGGGCATCACGCCGCGCCAGTTCCGCGAGCGCGCCCTGCACGGCACCGCGCCGTGA
- a CDS encoding glycine zipper 2TM domain-containing protein: protein MAPLQLAGQSGAQPLSLQPQQPAAMPQPALASQAAPERAAAQEAEYREPAPRKPAHAPVRSYAARHPQPAPAPAPVVQESKPNYVAIGTGAVVGGLLGNQVGHGNGKKLATLAGIIGGGYVGNEIANRNK from the coding sequence TTGGCGCCGCTACAGCTGGCGGGGCAGTCGGGCGCGCAGCCGCTGTCGCTGCAACCGCAGCAGCCAGCAGCGATGCCGCAACCCGCCCTGGCCAGCCAGGCAGCGCCGGAACGCGCGGCGGCCCAGGAAGCCGAATACCGTGAACCGGCACCGCGCAAACCGGCGCACGCGCCAGTGCGGAGCTATGCTGCGCGGCATCCTCAGCCGGCCCCCGCCCCGGCCCCGGTGGTACAGGAAAGCAAGCCGAACTATGTTGCGATCGGTACCGGCGCCGTGGTGGGCGGCCTGCTGGGCAACCAGGTTGGCCACGGCAATGGCAAGAAGCTGGCCACCTTGGCGGGCATCATCGGCGGCGGCTATGTCGGCAATGAGATCGCCAACCGCAACAAGTAG
- a CDS encoding flavin-containing monooxygenase has product MQEAAASSAAETDVLDVLIVGAGLSGIGAACALRAGCPDRRFAILEARDAIGGTWDLFRYPGVRSDSDMHTLGYRFRPWADARAIADGPAILDYIRATAREGDVERHIRFGHRVLRADWCSAAALWTVQAEHAGAPVTLRCRFLYLCAGYYDYAAAHRPAFDGEPSFRGIVVQPQFWPRELDWRGRRVVVVGSGATAVTLVPALARTAAHVTMLQRSPTYVVARPAVDRFAGAVSRLLPARLAYRVIRWKNVFESIVLYRLARRRPELVKRHIVAQAARQLEHACDARVHFTPSYRPWDQRICVAPDGDLFQAIRQGRASVATDVIERFTPCGLRLRSGRDLPADIVVLATGLQLKLLGGMALTVDGRAVRPADTLVYKGMMLGDVPNLALAFGYTNASWTLKADLTAQWVCRLLRHMRRHGHAIALARHQPDVAPRPFLDFTSGYVQRGAGLLPRQGARRPWQVYQNYLLDLLTIRCGRLADGVLRFGAAGSLP; this is encoded by the coding sequence ATGCAAGAAGCCGCCGCGAGTAGCGCCGCCGAGACCGACGTGCTGGACGTGCTGATCGTCGGCGCCGGCCTGTCCGGCATCGGCGCGGCCTGCGCCTTGCGCGCGGGTTGTCCCGACCGCCGCTTCGCCATCCTGGAGGCGCGCGACGCCATCGGCGGCACCTGGGACCTGTTCCGCTACCCGGGCGTGCGCTCGGACTCGGACATGCATACGCTGGGCTACCGCTTCCGCCCTTGGGCCGACGCGCGCGCCATCGCGGACGGCCCGGCCATCCTGGACTACATCCGCGCCACCGCGCGCGAGGGCGACGTGGAGCGGCACATCCGCTTCGGCCACCGGGTGCTGCGGGCCGACTGGTGCAGCGCCGCCGCGTTGTGGACCGTGCAGGCCGAGCATGCGGGCGCGCCGGTGACGCTGCGTTGCCGCTTCCTCTACCTGTGCGCCGGCTATTACGACTACGCGGCGGCGCACCGGCCGGCGTTCGACGGCGAGCCGTCGTTCCGCGGCATCGTCGTGCAGCCGCAATTCTGGCCGCGCGAGCTGGATTGGCGCGGCCGCCGCGTCGTCGTCGTCGGCAGCGGCGCCACCGCCGTGACCTTGGTGCCGGCGCTGGCGCGCACGGCGGCGCACGTGACGATGCTGCAGCGTTCGCCCACCTACGTGGTGGCGCGGCCCGCCGTGGACCGCTTTGCCGGTGCCGTGTCGCGGCTGCTGCCGGCCCGGCTGGCCTACCGCGTGATCCGCTGGAAGAACGTGTTCGAGAGCATCGTGCTGTACCGCCTGGCACGGCGCCGTCCCGAACTGGTCAAGCGTCACATCGTGGCCCAGGCAGCGCGCCAGCTGGAGCATGCCTGCGATGCGCGGGTCCACTTCACGCCCAGCTACCGGCCGTGGGACCAGCGCATCTGCGTGGCGCCGGATGGCGACCTGTTCCAGGCGATCCGGCAGGGGCGCGCCAGCGTGGCGACCGACGTCATCGAACGCTTCACGCCGTGCGGCCTGCGCCTGCGCTCCGGGCGCGACCTGCCGGCCGACATCGTCGTGCTGGCCACGGGCTTGCAGCTCAAGCTGCTGGGCGGCATGGCGCTGACGGTGGACGGGCGCGCGGTGCGGCCGGCCGACACGCTGGTGTACAAGGGTATGATGCTGGGCGACGTGCCCAACCTGGCGCTGGCCTTCGGCTATACCAACGCATCATGGACGCTGAAGGCCGACCTGACGGCACAGTGGGTGTGCCGCTTGCTGCGCCACATGCGCCGCCATGGGCATGCGATCGCACTGGCGCGCCACCAGCCGGACGTGGCACCGCGGCCGTTCCTGGACTTCACGTCCGGCTACGTGCAGCGCGGCGCCGGCCTGCTGCCGCGCCAGGGCGCACGCCGGCCCTGGCAGGTATATCAGAACTACTTGCTGGACCTGCTGACGATCCGCTGCGGCCGCCTGGCCGACGGCGTGCTGCGCTTCGGCGCCGCCGGCAGCCTGCCCTGA
- a CDS encoding TetR/AcrR family transcriptional regulator — MTAQPSHRAYRGLPPDERRADRRQRLIAAAVAVYGATGYRHATVKAVCAAAGLTERYFYESFANSEALLVACFEAVVASVGEEIAAAARAAGRARASRARAMLHAYFAALQREPHCARVFLVEIRGVSPAVDAAFDAALRATGAMVAQLLAPGRPSDALLQAGVVGGVIHIALRWIEQGYRPSLDEVSDTALRLGMVLAR; from the coding sequence ATGACCGCACAGCCATCCCACCGCGCCTACCGCGGCCTCCCGCCCGATGAGCGGCGCGCCGATCGGCGCCAGCGCCTGATCGCGGCCGCCGTTGCGGTGTACGGCGCCACCGGCTACCGCCACGCGACCGTCAAGGCGGTGTGCGCCGCCGCGGGGCTGACGGAACGTTATTTCTACGAATCGTTCGCCAACAGCGAGGCGCTGCTGGTGGCCTGTTTCGAAGCGGTCGTGGCCAGCGTGGGCGAGGAAATCGCCGCGGCTGCACGAGCCGCGGGGCGGGCGCGCGCCAGCCGTGCGCGCGCGATGCTGCACGCCTACTTTGCGGCGCTGCAGCGCGAGCCGCATTGCGCGCGCGTGTTCCTGGTCGAGATCCGCGGCGTCAGCCCGGCCGTGGACGCGGCCTTCGATGCCGCGCTACGCGCCACCGGCGCGATGGTGGCGCAACTGCTCGCTCCCGGCCGCCCCAGCGACGCCCTGCTGCAAGCCGGCGTCGTCGGCGGCGTCATCCACATCGCGCTGCGCTGGATCGAACAGGGTTACCGGCCCTCGCTGGACGAGGTCAGCGATACGGCCTTGCGGCTGGGGATGGTGCTGGCGCGCTGA